Within the Gossypium raimondii isolate GPD5lz chromosome 12, ASM2569854v1, whole genome shotgun sequence genome, the region aaggtTATTACAGGCCTCATACCTCCTAGGCAGTGGCAATCATGTTCTTAAAGAATATCTGTTTTAAGTCTTATCGTGTCTCACAACGTAGCATTTCCTCATTGGATGATGTTCTTCTGTGGGGTCCACACCCTTCTTTCCGTTTCATATTTTAAACGCTTCCtcataaatttggtaaaatagcTATTATccaatttttgttatttttttcggccaaattaccaaaaaaagcctctttttttttaaaaaattacagaaataggccggttttttaattatttaccggaatgggtcattttttgcgaaatcgcggccacgtcagcgcgatgtcggGGAACTTGACAGGagatcgcgtccacgtcagtgcgacctgccgacgtggaaggaaatcgcgtccttgaggaagcgatttccttccacgtcagcaGGCCGCGCTGACGTGGAAGCGATTTGCCCGCGCGCATGAACAGtgcccaacggtcaaaaaattgaccgttgcccccccaacggtaaaattttttttaaactatataaaccccccaccccttttattttcacaaacaaattctctcaatttccttcaaaaattctctcaattcccttcaaaaattctctcaatttccttccaaaattctctcaaactctcaaattccttccaaaatcctttcaatttccttcaaaaaatctccaaatccatattaaatttatttttccattaaatttcatttttttaagaaaattttacaattttttatttttttaaaaataattttaaaatttttaatattttcaacaatggccggatcattgattcgtcttgacaggaatcacatatcggtggagcaaatgaacatggtaagtattaaatttaaattttatattttatttaagatatttttatttatgtatttttagatatttattaatttattttttgttgtaaaAGGCTAAAGATCgcgtattggaatgcaatattcggaatatgcatgctcctccatcaccgttagtagagaactacctccgggaagcgggattttggcacgtggcgacggtaggccggggatgcaagttggagccgaaactgatcagtgcgttgatcgagaggtggagatccgagacgcacacatttcatcttccatgtggagagtgcactatcactctagaagatgtccatctgcatttgggattgccggtggacggacACCCAGtgaccgggtctgcccaatctagcaattgggaggcggtgtgctacgagcttttgggcgccgttccggataaaatggatggaggtagggtggagatgggctggttacgtgcgACCTTCCCCGATCtgaatgaaaattcaaccgaaattgaaagaatccgatatgctcgagcatacattcttcaaataattggaggctaTCTCATGgccgacacgtcacggagccgtgtacatctaaggtggctactaaaactcgttgattttagaggagccggcgaatttagttgggggtctgccgtcttggcaacattatatcgggagatgtgcggggcgaccaAACCGAGGAGAGCCAAAATCGGAGgatgcctgtcactactgcaatcatgggcacggtttcgctttccatttctacgtcatcgagtgaaccacccatatacattcccactcgtaacgaggtaaattttatattacattttgaaattgttatatagattttgtaagaataaaagtatgctaaatatttatttaattaggtggaaccatccggcgagttatcgtggattaccgtctgaacttgaagatatacggcttctattggaccaacggtcggaagcagaagtaagtattattgcaaatagatatt harbors:
- the LOC128035511 gene encoding protein MAINTENANCE OF MERISTEMS-like, which produces MAGSLIRLDRNHISVEQMNMAKDRVLECNIRNMHAPPSPLVENYLREAGFWHVATVGRGCKLEPKLISALIERWRSETHTFHLPCGECTITLEDVHLHLGLPVDGHPVTGSAQSSNWEAVCYELLGAVPDKMDGGRVEMGWLRATFPDLNENSTEIERIRYARAYILQIIGGYLMADTSRSRVHLRWLLKLVDFRGAGEFSWGSAVLATLYREMCGATKPRRAKIGGCLSLLQSWARFRFPFLRHRVNHPYTFPLVTRWNHPASYRGLPSELEDIRLLLDQRSEAEFQWTPYEDPTIRAVIPEEFLQNPNSWHVKVMLINSRLWSPTHA